The Acidobacteriota bacterium genome has a window encoding:
- a CDS encoding HAMP domain-containing histidine kinase translates to MRLKSQRKTSIIFFTVLGACLVALAAALNVGWVILNWREVALMVAGVIFFIVIIAGLVLNTIFLIREIRLNEQHDSFINAVTHELKTPIASIRLYLETLQTREVDEAKRQEFYRIMLADSDRLLHTVEQVLRAGRTGHSQRQIQQAVIEFNELVRECLELARMRLNLSETALRFKSSLSADEKALVKGDPEELRAAISNLIDNAVKYSDKQLDIAVELAAPTPKRVELRVTDQGIGIPREQLKRIFKRFHRVPRRVALAIKGSGLGLFIVRSVIDKHGGKVFAESAGEGLGSTFTIQLPRVPEPRAKPETKLSKVEATQ, encoded by the coding sequence ATGCGACTGAAGAGCCAGCGTAAAACTTCGATCATCTTTTTCACCGTGTTGGGCGCGTGTCTGGTGGCACTGGCGGCGGCGCTGAACGTCGGCTGGGTCATTCTGAACTGGCGCGAGGTCGCCTTGATGGTGGCCGGGGTGATCTTTTTTATCGTCATCATTGCCGGGCTGGTGCTGAACACGATCTTCCTGATCCGCGAAATCCGGCTCAACGAGCAACACGATAGTTTCATCAACGCCGTCACCCACGAATTGAAAACACCGATTGCCTCGATCCGCCTATATCTGGAAACGCTGCAAACGCGCGAAGTGGACGAGGCCAAGCGGCAGGAGTTTTACCGCATCATGCTGGCCGACAGCGACCGTTTGTTGCACACGGTCGAACAGGTCTTGCGCGCCGGACGCACCGGCCACAGCCAACGCCAGATTCAGCAGGCGGTGATCGAATTCAATGAGTTGGTGCGTGAGTGTCTGGAACTCGCGCGCATGCGGTTGAACCTTTCTGAGACGGCGTTGCGTTTCAAGTCCAGTCTCTCCGCCGATGAAAAAGCGCTGGTCAAAGGCGATCCCGAGGAATTGCGCGCGGCCATCTCGAACCTGATAGACAACGCGGTCAAGTATTCGGACAAGCAACTGGACATCGCCGTTGAATTGGCCGCGCCTACGCCCAAACGGGTCGAGTTGCGCGTCACCGATCAGGGCATCGGCATTCCGCGCGAACAGCTCAAACGCATTTTCAAACGCTTTCATCGCGTGCCGCGCCGGGTGGCGTTGGCGATCAAAGGCAGCGGCTTGGGCCTCTTCATCGTGCGTTCGGTGATTGATAAACACGGCGGCAAAGTATTCGCCGAGAGCGCGGGCGAAGGCTTGGGCAGCACGTTTACCATCCAATTGCCCCGCGTGCCGGAACCACGTGCCAAGCCGGAAACGAAATTGAGCAAAGTGGAAGCTACACAATGA
- a CDS encoding response regulator transcription factor produces the protein MKRVLLVEDEQHLANVLRFNLEAEGYAVEIAGDGETALALLLQKPQPFDVVLLDVMLPGKNGFEVAAELRAAGQFVPILMLTARGRAEDVLQGFEAGADDYLPKPFELSILLARLGGLLRRHQWLHQAKGETAPASAGQVPLEAEPAIFQFAGKTIDFGALELRLGTRTVQLTLMEADLLRYLIKHEGQAVSRRSLLEEVWGLHEDTDTRAIDNFIVRLRRYIEEEPSQPKHLLTVRSVGYRFVAGDQR, from the coding sequence ATGAAACGGGTCTTGCTGGTCGAGGACGAACAACACCTGGCCAACGTGTTGCGCTTCAATTTGGAAGCGGAAGGCTATGCCGTCGAGATTGCCGGTGATGGTGAAACGGCGCTGGCCTTGCTGCTGCAAAAACCGCAACCGTTTGATGTCGTCCTGCTCGACGTCATGCTGCCAGGCAAAAATGGCTTTGAAGTGGCGGCGGAATTGCGCGCGGCGGGCCAATTCGTCCCGATCCTGATGCTGACGGCGCGGGGCCGGGCCGAAGACGTGTTACAAGGCTTTGAGGCGGGTGCGGACGATTATCTACCCAAACCTTTCGAGTTGAGCATCCTGCTGGCGCGGCTGGGCGGCTTGTTGCGGCGACATCAATGGTTGCATCAGGCAAAGGGCGAAACAGCGCCGGCGAGCGCGGGCCAAGTTCCCCTGGAAGCGGAACCGGCGATCTTTCAATTTGCGGGCAAGACGATTGATTTTGGCGCGCTGGAATTGCGCCTCGGCACGCGCACCGTGCAATTGACGCTGATGGAAGCCGACCTGCTGCGCTACCTGATCAAGCACGAAGGCCAGGCCGTTTCGCGCCGCAGTCTGTTGGAAGAGGTGTGGGGGCTGCACGAAGACACCGACACCCGCGCGATAGACAATTTCATCGTGCGCTTGCGCCGCTACATCGAAGAGGAACCCTCGCAACCAAAACATCTGTTGACCGTGCGCAGCGTGGGGTATCGCTTTGTTGCCGGAGACCAGAGATAG
- a CDS encoding sigma-54-dependent Fis family transcriptional regulator, with the protein MKSAEALDVQTVPSIKPALQPRPALTLVNTQRITALEHSECFLGVSPNVAALKEFIGVQAAQRPLGGAVLFIGERGLRQEQIARVLHQASEDWAQPFMSVNAHGLSNEALHTLLFGSRGMIESNPHGTIYINELTSLPPLLQQRFAAHLEEQRWRAHSGRAQGPRLVFATEYDPAGMRAENRIAYGLVELLKPYSFTVKPLRERSEDISYLARHLVERLTRKLGKGQHEISAPAMRVLTEYNWTGNIDELEAVLECAIEATPPPQIDESLLPSRLRFATLRAIPDTGVDLPQMVDDYERTLIETALRQTGGNQTRASAMLGLRVQTLNMKLKRFRELGQEVKW; encoded by the coding sequence ATGAAAAGTGCAGAAGCATTAGACGTCCAAACCGTCCCATCCATTAAGCCTGCTTTGCAACCGCGCCCGGCGCTGACCCTGGTCAACACGCAGCGCATTACTGCCCTGGAACATTCCGAATGTTTTCTCGGCGTCAGCCCGAATGTAGCCGCGCTCAAAGAGTTCATCGGCGTGCAGGCCGCCCAGCGCCCGCTGGGCGGGGCTGTTTTATTCATCGGCGAACGCGGCTTGCGGCAAGAGCAAATCGCCCGCGTCTTGCATCAGGCCAGCGAAGATTGGGCGCAACCCTTTATGTCGGTCAACGCGCACGGCCTGAGCAATGAGGCATTGCACACCTTGTTATTCGGCTCGCGCGGGATGATCGAAAGCAATCCGCACGGCACCATTTACATCAACGAATTGACTAGCCTGCCGCCGCTGTTACAACAGCGCTTTGCCGCCCACTTGGAAGAACAACGCTGGCGCGCGCATAGCGGGCGCGCGCAAGGGCCGCGGCTGGTTTTCGCCACCGAATATGACCCGGCGGGCATGCGGGCTGAAAATCGCATCGCCTATGGCTTGGTCGAATTGCTCAAACCATACAGCTTCACGGTCAAACCGTTGCGCGAACGCAGCGAGGACATTTCCTATTTGGCGCGACATCTGGTTGAGCGCCTGACGCGCAAGTTGGGCAAAGGGCAGCATGAGATTTCCGCGCCTGCCATGCGCGTACTGACCGAATATAACTGGACGGGCAACATTGACGAGTTGGAAGCGGTGTTGGAATGCGCTATCGAAGCCACCCCGCCGCCACAAATTGATGAATCGTTGCTGCCTTCGCGTTTGCGCTTCGCCACACTGCGGGCGATTCCTGACACCGGGGTTGACCTGCCGCAGATGGTGGATGATTACGAACGCACGCTGATCGAAACGGCGCTACGCCAAACGGGCGGCAACCAGACCAGGGCTTCGGCCATGCTCGGCTTGCGTGTGCAAACGTTGAATATGAAATTGAAGCGCTTCCGTGAATTGGGGCAGGAAGTGAAGTGGTGA
- a CDS encoding Uma2 family endonuclease: MAYPQSKFRFTPEEYLTFERAAETKHEYIDGFIYAMAGGSPPHNRICFNVIASIGPHLRETECFGFTSDQKIRTDPQDLFSYPDITIVCGEPVFHDHHKDVVLNPKVIIEVLSPSTETHDRVEKFARYRTIKTLTDYLLIAQDRASIEHFSNQKGKSEWLYSAAIGLPSAVKLTSINCALKLAAVYDRIVFPPPKPVLVPVPDKEVKEALAAQKPKRAKKR, encoded by the coding sequence GTGGCATATCCGCAAAGTAAATTCCGCTTTACGCCGGAAGAGTATTTAACTTTTGAACGCGCTGCTGAAACAAAGCACGAATATATTGACGGATTTATTTATGCGATGGCAGGCGGCAGTCCGCCGCACAACCGGATCTGTTTCAATGTCATTGCGTCAATTGGCCCGCACCTGCGCGAGACAGAATGTTTTGGCTTCACCTCAGATCAGAAAATCAGAACCGATCCTCAGGATTTGTTTTCTTATCCCGACATCACGATTGTCTGTGGCGAGCCTGTCTTTCACGATCATCACAAAGATGTTGTGCTCAACCCCAAAGTCATTATCGAAGTCTTGTCGCCCTCGACCGAAACACACGACCGCGTGGAAAAATTTGCCCGCTACCGCACGATCAAGACGCTGACCGACTATCTGTTGATCGCCCAGGATCGCGCCAGCATCGAACACTTCAGCAACCAAAAGGGCAAAAGCGAGTGGCTGTATTCGGCAGCCATCGGCTTGCCGTCCGCTGTTAAACTCACCTCAATCAATTGCGCCTTAAAGCTCGCCGCTGTTTACGACCGCATTGTGTTCCCGCCGCCCAAACCGGTGCTCGTCCCTGTGCCTGACAAAGAAGTGAAAGAGGCGCTCGCCGCGCAAAAACCTAAACGCGCGAAGAAACGCTAG
- the uvrC gene encoding excinuclease ABC subunit UvrC → MTLDEKLQSLPLQPGCYLHKNAKGQIIYIGKAKNLRNRVRQYFQTARIVDLKTRELVARIVDFEYIVTDSEKEALVLESNLIKLHKPRYNVMLKDDKQYPHLKLTINEDFPRLLKTRRVDKDGGMYYGPYLPASLADKTLTLVNREFQLRSCSDEVYEIYKRAKRPCMEYQIKRCLGPCQKDLCTPTQYAETVNDVRLLMDGKDKELADSLEGRMLAASEELRFEQAAKYRDLLRTVRALREQQKMMAQPDQDIDIFGYYREAQQLALQLFTMREGKIVGRREFYWEDVSVDNFNPGEFLGAVLEQYYTIGNYVPLEIHVPVDWENRELLEQVLTEKRGRRVRILDPQRGQKREMIDLVEKNAKIGFEQRFRVIKPDWTRVLVELQEVLVLPGIPQRIESFDISHIQGAENVGGMVVCEDGTMKKSDYRKFIIKTVAGADDFASMREVVARRYSRLLKEEKPLPDVIFIDGGKGQLSAASAALFELGLGTLPLVGLVKPPRKHEEISHLLVWGREDEPVFLEPTSPVMRLVKMIRDETHRYAISFHRQRRTARDFTSELNAIPGVGEKLRERLLRNFGSLKRVSEASLVELRPFVGEKQAERIVEYFQRQNSTEEES, encoded by the coding sequence ATGACGCTCGACGAAAAACTGCAAAGCCTGCCCCTCCAACCGGGTTGTTACCTGCACAAGAACGCCAAGGGCCAGATTATCTACATCGGCAAGGCCAAGAACTTGCGCAACCGCGTGCGCCAGTATTTCCAGACGGCGCGCATTGTGGATTTGAAGACGCGCGAACTGGTCGCTCGCATCGTAGATTTTGAGTACATCGTCACCGACAGTGAGAAAGAAGCCCTCGTCCTCGAATCGAATCTGATCAAGCTGCACAAGCCGCGTTACAACGTGATGCTCAAGGATGATAAGCAGTATCCGCATCTGAAGCTCACCATTAACGAAGATTTTCCGCGCCTGCTGAAAACACGCCGCGTTGATAAAGACGGCGGGATGTATTACGGCCCATATTTGCCCGCGTCGCTGGCTGACAAAACGCTGACGCTGGTCAACCGCGAATTTCAATTGCGCAGTTGTTCGGACGAGGTCTACGAGATTTACAAACGCGCCAAACGTCCGTGCATGGAATACCAGATCAAACGCTGCCTGGGGCCTTGCCAAAAAGATTTGTGCACGCCGACCCAATACGCCGAAACGGTCAATGACGTGCGCTTGCTGATGGACGGCAAAGACAAAGAACTGGCCGACTCGTTGGAAGGGCGCATGCTCGCGGCGTCGGAGGAATTGCGCTTTGAGCAGGCGGCCAAGTATCGCGACCTGCTGCGCACGGTGCGTGCCCTGCGCGAACAGCAGAAGATGATGGCGCAGCCGGATCAGGACATTGACATCTTTGGCTATTACCGAGAAGCGCAGCAGTTGGCGTTGCAGCTTTTCACCATGCGCGAGGGCAAGATCGTCGGGCGGCGCGAATTTTATTGGGAAGATGTGTCGGTGGACAATTTCAATCCGGGCGAATTTCTGGGCGCAGTACTAGAGCAGTATTACACCATCGGCAATTACGTGCCGCTCGAAATCCACGTGCCGGTGGATTGGGAAAACCGCGAATTGCTGGAGCAGGTCTTGACCGAAAAGCGCGGGCGGCGCGTGCGCATCCTCGATCCGCAACGTGGGCAGAAGCGCGAGATGATTGATCTGGTCGAAAAGAACGCCAAGATCGGTTTCGAGCAGCGCTTTCGCGTCATCAAGCCGGATTGGACGCGCGTGCTGGTGGAATTGCAGGAAGTCTTAGTCTTGCCCGGCATCCCGCAGCGCATCGAATCGTTTGACATCTCGCACATCCAGGGCGCCGAGAACGTCGGCGGCATGGTGGTGTGCGAAGACGGCACGATGAAAAAGAGCGATTACCGCAAGTTCATCATCAAGACGGTCGCGGGCGCGGACGATTTCGCCTCGATGCGCGAGGTCGTCGCGCGGCGTTACTCAAGGCTGTTGAAAGAGGAGAAGCCATTGCCCGATGTGATTTTCATTGATGGCGGCAAAGGGCAACTCTCGGCGGCTTCGGCGGCGTTGTTTGAATTGGGCTTGGGCACGCTGCCGTTAGTCGGGTTGGTCAAACCGCCGCGCAAACACGAAGAGATCAGCCACCTGCTGGTCTGGGGCAGGGAAGACGAACCGGTATTTCTGGAACCGACCTCGCCCGTGATGCGGCTGGTAAAAATGATTCGCGACGAGACGCACCGCTATGCCATCAGCTTCCACCGGCAGCGCCGCACCGCGCGCGATTTCACTTCGGAACTGAATGCGATCCCGGGTGTGGGCGAAAAACTGCGCGAACGGCTGCTGCGCAATTTCGGCAGTTTGAAACGTGTCAGTGAAGCGAGCTTGGTGGAGTTGCGGCCATTTGTGGGCGAGAAGCAGGCGGAGCGGATCGTGGAATACTTTCAACGTCAGAATAGCACTGAAGAAGAAAGCTAG
- a CDS encoding HDOD domain-containing protein has protein sequence MIQGEIHILPLSDLVQWLALNQRSGSLKVTRENYSIEIFFAKGEIAAAAASNHPVLDNPEKVMGAFNAVLKWPVGRFAFDEGALPLWVSVVNLRLAADAILRRATGPLVQPPVAARLDEVATVGHSAGLLNPAETLRFKIMDHIMREDFNLPAMPPLAARVLELTRQPNYSLRDLGNAILADQAVAARILRYANSARQRAEREIVSLAAALQRLGADEVVNIVLAASLQARRLGRDVFAEDKRRLWLHSATAAFVARALAAQLRLERNVAFLCGLMMDFGMNVLYSVIQDILIRDARSGPFPTLMIQQVVQDFHPSIGRLVGEKWQLPATVIQAMAYHHCVEGLETENPYIPITTLADYLADFALGMPRAALEEALLTFSPEQLAAHPAAQRLGLDAAAAASLLANLAVIVEQAHELAAN, from the coding sequence ATGATTCAGGGAGAAATTCATATCCTGCCTTTGTCAGACCTTGTGCAATGGCTGGCGCTTAACCAGCGCTCCGGTTCGTTGAAAGTGACACGGGAAAATTACAGCATCGAGATTTTCTTTGCGAAAGGGGAAATCGCCGCCGCTGCGGCCAGCAATCATCCCGTGTTGGATAACCCGGAAAAAGTGATGGGTGCGTTTAACGCGGTGCTCAAATGGCCCGTGGGCCGGTTTGCCTTTGACGAAGGCGCACTGCCGTTGTGGGTGTCAGTCGTCAATCTGCGCCTCGCGGCTGACGCGATCTTGCGCCGGGCCACTGGCCCGCTTGTCCAGCCGCCAGTCGCAGCCAGGTTGGACGAAGTGGCGACGGTTGGCCATTCCGCCGGTTTGCTGAATCCCGCCGAAACCTTACGCTTCAAAATCATGGACCACATTATGCGGGAAGATTTCAACCTGCCCGCCATGCCGCCATTGGCGGCGCGCGTGCTGGAATTGACCCGGCAGCCCAACTACTCATTGCGCGATCTCGGCAATGCGATTTTGGCCGATCAGGCGGTCGCCGCCCGTATTTTGCGCTATGCCAATTCAGCCCGCCAGCGGGCCGAACGTGAAATCGTTTCGCTGGCGGCGGCGTTGCAACGTCTGGGCGCTGATGAGGTCGTCAACATCGTGCTGGCTGCTTCGTTGCAAGCCCGCCGTCTGGGGCGTGATGTCTTTGCCGAAGACAAGCGCCGTCTCTGGCTGCACTCTGCCACGGCGGCCTTTGTGGCGCGGGCGTTGGCGGCGCAGCTGCGGCTGGAACGCAATGTCGCGTTTTTGTGCGGGTTGATGATGGATTTCGGCATGAACGTTCTCTATTCGGTGATCCAGGACATTTTGATTCGCGATGCGCGCTCTGGCCCCTTTCCGACCCTGATGATTCAACAGGTCGTACAGGACTTCCACCCTTCTATTGGCCGTCTGGTCGGCGAAAAATGGCAATTGCCCGCGACCGTCATTCAGGCGATGGCGTATCACCATTGCGTCGAAGGGTTGGAGACCGAAAACCCATATATTCCGATCACGACCCTGGCGGATTATCTGGCCGATTTTGCCCTGGGGATGCCACGCGCCGCCTTAGAGGAAGCGCTCTTGACCTTTAGCCCGGAGCAATTGGCCGCGCATCCGGCGGCGCAACGCCTGGGCCTGGATGCCGCTGCCGCTGCCAGCCTGCTGGCGAACCTCGCCGTTATCGTTGAGCAAGCGCACGAACTGGCGGCGAATTGA
- a CDS encoding efflux RND transporter periplasmic adaptor subunit produces the protein MKSNYCSLLWLLLAAAAAVGCRNAKAYEKPLTPVRVQAVQPYTPDAESSGARYSATIRPAQQLELAFKHGGYLQELLQVRGADGRLRAVQEGDWIRRGTVLARLRAADFTVKVNGAQAQLNEAQAARDTSQAQLAETEAALRQAQRDLERATNLFEADSLTRPEFDAAKTKTELAQAKVGAARAQTQVVAAKINSARAVIGEAQLAQGDAVLRAPLDALVLRRNFEEGSLGAPGAPRLPLAEAGAVKAVFAVPDLTVTNLKLGVELALTCEALANEELPKGELRGRITRIGATADARTRVFEVEVTIARPPAALRAGMIATLVVPETNAPASAPRLVVPLSAIVRAQTESYAVLVVAHEQGKQMVRRRAVKLGAAFGNLIEIVEGLQAGEQVVSNGATVVSEGEPVQITE, from the coding sequence ATGAAATCGAATTATTGCAGTTTGCTATGGCTGTTGCTGGCCGCCGCTGCCGCCGTCGGTTGCCGCAACGCCAAAGCCTACGAAAAGCCGCTCACGCCTGTGCGCGTGCAGGCCGTTCAACCATACACGCCCGATGCCGAAAGCAGCGGCGCGCGTTATTCGGCGACGATTCGCCCCGCACAACAGCTCGAACTGGCCTTCAAACACGGCGGCTATTTGCAAGAGCTGTTGCAGGTGCGCGGGGCCGATGGCCGGTTGCGCGCCGTGCAGGAAGGCGATTGGATTCGTCGCGGCACGGTGCTGGCGCGGTTGCGCGCCGCTGATTTCACCGTCAAGGTCAACGGCGCACAGGCCCAACTGAACGAAGCCCAGGCCGCGCGCGACACCAGTCAGGCGCAACTGGCCGAGACCGAAGCCGCCTTGCGCCAGGCCCAACGCGACCTCGAACGCGCGACCAACCTGTTTGAGGCCGACAGCCTGACGCGCCCCGAATTCGACGCGGCCAAGACCAAGACCGAATTGGCCCAGGCCAAAGTCGGAGCCGCGCGCGCGCAAACCCAGGTCGTAGCGGCCAAGATCAACAGCGCCCGCGCCGTCATTGGCGAAGCTCAACTGGCGCAGGGCGACGCCGTCTTGCGCGCGCCCCTTGACGCGCTGGTGCTGCGCCGCAACTTTGAAGAAGGCAGCCTGGGCGCGCCCGGCGCGCCCAGGCTGCCGCTGGCCGAAGCCGGCGCGGTCAAGGCCGTCTTCGCCGTGCCCGACCTGACCGTGACGAATCTGAAACTGGGCGTAGAACTGGCACTGACTTGCGAGGCGCTGGCGAATGAGGAACTGCCCAAGGGTGAGTTAAGAGGACGCATCACGCGCATCGGGGCGACGGCGGATGCGCGCACGCGCGTCTTTGAGGTCGAAGTGACCATCGCGCGGCCACCCGCCGCCTTGCGCGCAGGCATGATCGCCACGCTGGTCGTGCCCGAAACCAATGCGCCCGCCTCCGCGCCGCGTCTGGTCGTGCCGCTCAGCGCGATTGTGCGCGCGCAGACGGAAAGTTACGCCGTGCTGGTCGTCGCGCATGAACAAGGCAAACAGATGGTGCGGCGGCGTGCGGTCAAGCTGGGCGCGGCCTTCGGCAATCTGATCGAAATCGTCGAAGGCTTGCAGGCCGGTGAACAAGTCGTCAGCAACGGCGCGACGGTCGTGAGTGAAGGCGAGCCAGTGCAAATCACCGAATAA